One window of Anaerolineales bacterium genomic DNA carries:
- a CDS encoding bifunctional riboflavin kinase/FAD synthetase — protein MQHHRFLEELTLKNSYLTVGVFDGVHRGHREIIHKLVRDAHMNNAPAVVLTFEPHPASVLTGREIRCLTTSDERADLLFSLGVDTVITQRFTPDLSAVPAHEYMSRLKSHLGLSHLLVGYDFALGRGREGNAPRLTEIGLELGYTVEVVPALGDESGVISSTEIRKLVSIGDMAEAAKLLGYRYRMGGEVIHGEGRGKKLNFPTANIDYPKQKAIPPNGIYACWARLGDERYMAATNIGLNPTFTPERKIPSLEAYLLDFDRDIYGEILTLEFVARLRDEIRYTNVEALIEQIHEDVKQTHVLLSAEI, from the coding sequence ATGCAGCATCATCGTTTTCTCGAAGAATTAACTCTCAAAAATTCCTACCTTACCGTCGGCGTGTTCGACGGTGTGCATCGCGGCCACCGTGAGATCATCCACAAACTGGTACGGGATGCGCACATGAACAACGCTCCCGCAGTTGTGTTGACCTTCGAACCGCACCCCGCATCGGTGCTGACAGGCAGGGAGATCCGCTGCCTGACCACCTCCGATGAACGCGCGGATTTACTATTCTCGCTCGGCGTGGATACTGTCATCACCCAGCGCTTCACCCCGGACCTTTCTGCTGTCCCGGCCCATGAGTATATGTCCCGTCTGAAATCGCATCTCGGACTCAGTCATTTGCTCGTCGGTTACGATTTTGCATTGGGCAGGGGGCGCGAAGGCAACGCTCCGCGGCTGACAGAGATCGGCTTGGAATTGGGTTACACCGTCGAGGTGGTGCCAGCCCTGGGCGACGAAAGCGGCGTGATCTCCTCCACCGAGATCCGTAAACTGGTCTCCATCGGGGACATGGCTGAAGCCGCAAAACTTTTGGGTTATCGCTACAGGATGGGCGGAGAGGTCATCCACGGCGAAGGGCGCGGAAAAAAACTCAACTTCCCCACAGCAAATATCGATTATCCAAAACAAAAAGCGATTCCCCCGAATGGAATTTATGCCTGTTGGGCGCGGCTTGGAGACGAGCGTTACATGGCGGCGACCAACATCGGCTTGAACCCTACATTCACCCCTGAAAGAAAGATCCCCAGCCTCGAAGCCTACCTGCTCGATTTCGACCGCGATATTTATGGCGAGATATTAACCCTTGAATTCGTGGCGCGCTTGAGGGATGAGATCCGCTACACCAACGTGGAGGCGTTGATCGAACAGATCCATGAAGACGTGAAGCAAACACACGTATTGTTGAGCGCTGAGATATAA
- a CDS encoding NUDIX domain-containing protein: MRNRAGIILIHEGRLALMERHKQGRHYFAFPGGGVDDGETDEQAAVREAREELGIEVVVEKKAAEVLRDGRRKQVYFLVKWVDGEYGTGTGEEFDEVDDFNGTYNPIWMPLGELLEKNVVPMGLARLVVQAQGDGWGENVVIREE, translated from the coding sequence ATGCGAAACCGCGCAGGGATCATCCTGATCCACGAGGGGAGACTTGCCTTGATGGAACGTCACAAACAGGGACGGCATTATTTTGCCTTCCCGGGCGGCGGTGTGGATGATGGCGAGACTGACGAACAAGCCGCTGTTCGCGAAGCGCGCGAGGAGTTGGGCATAGAGGTGGTAGTCGAGAAAAAAGCTGCCGAGGTCCTGCGGGATGGCAGGCGCAAGCAGGTTTACTTTCTGGTGAAATGGGTGGATGGTGAATACGGGACCGGCACAGGCGAGGAATTTGACGAAGTGGATGATTTCAACGGAACCTACAATCCAATCTGGATGCCGCTAGGCGAGTTATTGGAAAAAAATGTCGTCCCAATGGGATTGGCGAGGTTGGTTGTACAAGCGCAAGGAGACGGATGGGGAGAGAATGTGGTGATACGGGAGGAGTGA
- a CDS encoding class I SAM-dependent methyltransferase has translation MTERNIQKAALRGEPSYVWRAGQQRRLEMIVKFAGERLSGKVLENGCGVGMYVEKMTELSADVTGLEFDFERAREAHVNSEGIVNAAGEFLPLPSGTFDLILSHEVIEHVQDDRAAIREMIRTLKPGGRLILFCPNRGYPVETHGIFWKGKYYFGNKPFVNYLPRAWRDKLAPHVRIYSKRDLQKLFNRLPVKFIERTVIFGAYDNIIARTGLFGKIIRAVLQFAEATPLKILGLSHFWVVEKV, from the coding sequence ATGACTGAACGGAATATTCAAAAAGCCGCATTGCGCGGCGAACCCTCATATGTGTGGCGGGCGGGTCAACAACGGCGGCTCGAGATGATCGTCAAATTTGCCGGGGAGAGGTTATCAGGCAAAGTTTTGGAAAACGGCTGCGGCGTGGGGATGTACGTCGAAAAGATGACCGAACTCAGCGCGGACGTAACCGGTTTGGAATTCGATTTCGAACGCGCCCGCGAAGCGCACGTCAACTCAGAAGGAATTGTTAACGCAGCCGGAGAGTTTCTGCCGCTTCCTTCCGGAACCTTTGATCTGATTCTCAGCCATGAAGTCATCGAACACGTCCAGGACGACCGCGCCGCCATCCGCGAAATGATCCGCACTCTTAAACCTGGCGGGCGCCTGATCCTTTTCTGCCCCAACCGCGGCTATCCTGTCGAGACTCACGGCATCTTTTGGAAGGGAAAATATTATTTCGGCAACAAACCTTTTGTGAATTACCTGCCGCGCGCGTGGCGCGACAAACTTGCCCCGCATGTGCGCATCTATTCAAAACGCGACCTGCAAAAATTATTCAATCGGTTGCCTGTAAAGTTTATAGAAAGAACCGTTATTTTCGGCGCGTACGATAACATCATTGCGCGCACAGGGCTCTTTGGGAAAATCATCCGCGCAGTTTTGCAATTTGCCGAAGCCACGCCGTTGAAGATATTAGGCTTATCCCATTTTTGGGTGGTGGAAAAGGTGTAA
- a CDS encoding L,D-transpeptidase family protein, with protein sequence MSLTQLSRRDFLKLAASGALGLAFTELGLDSASAAPPASKGLALFSGVPIWDAPSVKANKIELIGKDQVFDLLGEVQGDYFDNPHNTTWYVVDGGYVHAAPVLPVETNYQKPVYEIPEGGQLAEVSVPYSLTHFSPFYRSNNAHRIYYESTHWVKSVVVARDEKSIWYEIYDKELKKSFYVPSYNLRLIPKEELTPLSPGVPNEKKLLHVDLKSQIVTALEGDKIVLSVRCSSGQRRTDTPKGEWTTYHKGPSIHMTNRGDAVANIYNLPGVPWCSFFTGSGHAFHGTYWHNDYGRQRSNGCVNLPSKIAKWVYRWTNPVVPYDVDYLNQPGTGTKVIVE encoded by the coding sequence ATGTCGTTGACACAACTCTCCCGCCGCGACTTTCTCAAATTGGCCGCTTCCGGCGCGCTCGGGCTTGCCTTCACCGAATTGGGTTTGGATTCCGCCTCAGCCGCTCCGCCCGCATCCAAAGGGCTTGCCTTGTTCAGCGGAGTTCCCATTTGGGACGCGCCTTCTGTCAAAGCCAATAAGATCGAGTTGATCGGCAAGGATCAGGTGTTCGACCTGCTTGGCGAGGTGCAAGGCGATTACTTCGACAACCCTCACAACACAACCTGGTATGTCGTGGATGGTGGGTATGTGCATGCCGCCCCCGTCCTGCCGGTCGAGACGAATTACCAGAAACCGGTTTACGAAATTCCCGAAGGCGGGCAATTGGCTGAGGTGAGCGTGCCGTATAGTCTCACTCATTTCTCGCCCTTCTACCGTTCCAATAACGCCCATCGCATCTATTACGAATCGACGCACTGGGTCAAAAGCGTCGTGGTTGCGCGCGATGAAAAAAGCATCTGGTATGAGATCTACGATAAGGAATTGAAGAAATCGTTCTACGTCCCTTCGTACAATTTGCGCCTCATACCGAAGGAGGAATTGACTCCGCTTTCCCCCGGGGTTCCCAACGAGAAAAAATTACTGCATGTGGATCTCAAGTCGCAGATCGTCACCGCACTTGAGGGGGATAAAATCGTGCTCTCGGTTCGCTGTTCCAGCGGCCAGCGCCGCACGGATACGCCCAAAGGCGAATGGACGACGTATCACAAAGGTCCTTCCATTCACATGACCAACCGAGGCGATGCGGTGGCGAATATCTACAACCTGCCGGGAGTGCCGTGGTGCAGCTTCTTCACCGGTTCCGGCCACGCCTTCCACGGGACGTACTGGCACAACGATTACGGCCGCCAGCGCAGCAATGGATGCGTCAACCTGCCGTCGAAAATCGCTAAATGGGTGTATCGCTGGACGAATCCAGTCGTGCCTTACGATGTGGATTACCTGAACCAACCCGGCACAGGAACGAAGGTGATCGTGGAGTAG
- a CDS encoding YlxR family protein, with product MLRIVRTAEGVRVDPTGKLAGRGAYLHDKRSCWERGIKGALAHALKTELSNEARARLEEFMNTLPEAESDGSAM from the coding sequence ATGCTGAGAATCGTCCGCACTGCGGAAGGCGTGCGGGTGGACCCAACGGGAAAACTGGCAGGACGCGGCGCCTACCTGCATGACAAACGATCATGCTGGGAGCGCGGAATCAAAGGTGCTCTGGCACACGCGTTGAAAACGGAATTATCGAATGAAGCCCGCGCCCGTTTGGAAGAATTCATGAACACTCTGCCCGAAGCGGAGTCAGACGGTTCAGCCATGTGA
- the infB gene encoding translation initiation factor IF-2, with translation MSSNGNKIELPASIVVRDLAQKIEKSPIDLIKKLMTNGVMATINQAVDYDTAAIVVAEYGFEAVPEVVEEEVKEEAGEVPLWRQMIAGEDKTHLKARPPVVTILGHVDHGKTSLLDAIRSTEVAAGEAGGITQHIGAYQIEMKGRLITFLDTPGHAAFTQMRARGAQGADIVVLVVAADDGVMPQTREAIAHAKAARVPILVALNKVDKPNANPDRVKQQLAELELVPDDWGGSTMVVPVSAKLKQGIDDLLEGILLVADSNDIKANPNGKVIGTVIEAELDKSKGVIATLLVQNGTLESGDVVVAGIAHGKLRAITDYKGKPVKKAGPSTPVAVMGLSDVPSAGDLFEVVESDKEARAIVGERQETLKSQAQSRKKLSLEDLFSKVQTGEAKELNLIVKADVQGSLDPIITELNKLGQGEIGLKVLHAETGNIGNNDVMLAAASKAIIVGFNVQADVDARRMAEKEGVDIRLYEIIYRMTEDIEKALKGMLEPDFVEKTLGKATVLQVFTASKFGRVAGCRVTEGELRRGAKVRLYRNSDIVYEGDLSSLRHEKEDVKEIRQGFECGVGFKNFSDIQPGDSLVCYVLE, from the coding sequence ATGAGCAGTAACGGAAACAAGATCGAACTCCCCGCCAGCATCGTGGTCCGCGACCTGGCGCAAAAGATCGAAAAAAGCCCGATCGACCTGATCAAAAAACTGATGACCAATGGCGTGATGGCGACCATCAACCAGGCGGTGGATTATGACACCGCTGCGATCGTGGTCGCTGAATACGGGTTTGAAGCCGTGCCTGAGGTTGTCGAAGAAGAAGTAAAGGAAGAAGCCGGGGAAGTTCCGCTCTGGCGGCAAATGATCGCCGGAGAGGACAAGACGCACCTGAAAGCCCGCCCACCCGTTGTAACCATACTTGGGCACGTCGACCACGGCAAGACAAGTTTGCTAGATGCGATCCGCTCGACGGAGGTTGCGGCGGGAGAAGCGGGCGGCATCACCCAGCACATCGGGGCGTATCAGATCGAAATGAAGGGAAGGCTGATCACCTTTCTCGATACGCCCGGTCATGCGGCATTTACACAAATGCGCGCGCGCGGCGCCCAGGGTGCCGACATCGTGGTGCTTGTTGTTGCCGCTGATGACGGTGTGATGCCGCAGACCAGGGAGGCGATTGCGCACGCCAAAGCCGCGCGAGTTCCGATTCTTGTGGCTTTGAACAAAGTCGATAAGCCGAATGCAAACCCGGACCGCGTCAAACAGCAGCTCGCCGAACTCGAACTCGTCCCCGATGACTGGGGCGGCAGCACCATGGTCGTGCCTGTATCCGCGAAACTGAAACAGGGCATCGATGACCTTCTCGAGGGCATCCTGCTCGTGGCAGACAGCAACGATATCAAAGCCAACCCGAACGGCAAAGTCATCGGTACGGTCATCGAGGCGGAACTGGATAAATCGAAAGGCGTGATCGCCACCCTGCTCGTCCAAAACGGGACGCTCGAATCCGGAGATGTGGTCGTGGCGGGAATCGCTCACGGCAAACTTCGCGCCATCACCGATTACAAAGGCAAGCCTGTCAAGAAAGCGGGCCCGTCCACGCCGGTGGCGGTGATGGGCTTGAGCGACGTTCCCTCCGCCGGGGACTTGTTCGAGGTCGTCGAATCGGATAAAGAAGCGCGCGCCATTGTGGGAGAACGCCAGGAGACTTTAAAATCCCAGGCGCAATCGCGCAAGAAACTCTCGCTCGAAGACCTGTTCAGCAAGGTCCAGACCGGCGAGGCAAAGGAACTGAATCTCATCGTCAAAGCCGATGTGCAGGGTTCGCTCGACCCGATCATCACCGAGTTGAACAAGCTCGGGCAGGGTGAGATCGGCTTGAAAGTCCTCCACGCAGAAACAGGCAACATCGGCAACAACGACGTGATGCTCGCTGCCGCGTCGAAAGCGATCATCGTCGGCTTTAACGTTCAGGCTGACGTGGACGCGCGCCGCATGGCTGAAAAAGAAGGCGTGGATATCCGCCTGTATGAGATCATCTACCGAATGACCGAGGATATCGAAAAAGCCTTGAAGGGCATGCTCGAACCCGATTTTGTGGAAAAGACCCTCGGCAAGGCGACCGTCCTGCAAGTATTCACCGCATCCAAGTTCGGACGTGTGGCCGGCTGCCGCGTGACCGAGGGCGAGCTTCGCCGCGGAGCGAAAGTCCGTTTGTACCGCAACTCAGACATTGTTTATGAAGGCGATCTCTCCTCCCTGCGCCACGAAAAGGAAGACGTGAAGGAGATCCGCCAGGGATTCGAATGCGGCGTGGGCTTCAAGAACTTCAGTGATATCCAGCCGGGCGATTCGCTTGTCTGTTACGTTTTGGAATAA
- a CDS encoding bifunctional oligoribonuclease/PAP phosphatase NrnA: MNNQVSGEINARLKDAKKVVIASHVRPDGDAVGSLLAMGMALMDAGKTVEMILADGVPSSFKFLEGGSLVKKEPEGGHDTFITVDCADFKRTGKVFENFGQPDINIDHHVTNENFGKLNLIEAEEVATAAILTNHLPEWGYRITKPIAAALLTGIVTDTLGFRTSNVTPEALRQAALLMETGVDLPEIYMQSLVRKSYPAARYWGAGLSSLESKNGIVWGTLTLADRKSAGYGGNDDADLINLISAIDGNKIGMVFVEQTNNHVKISWRALVPGIDVSKVAKYFNGGGHAAAAGADIEGSLADIQKEALLKTRDLIGL; this comes from the coding sequence TTGAACAATCAGGTATCAGGGGAGATTAATGCAAGACTTAAAGATGCAAAAAAGGTGGTGATCGCATCGCACGTACGACCGGACGGGGATGCTGTCGGCTCCCTGCTCGCAATGGGAATGGCATTAATGGATGCCGGGAAGACCGTTGAAATGATCCTTGCGGACGGCGTGCCTTCCTCATTCAAATTCCTCGAAGGCGGAAGTTTGGTGAAGAAGGAACCGGAAGGCGGCCACGACACATTCATCACCGTGGATTGCGCCGACTTCAAACGCACGGGAAAGGTCTTTGAGAATTTCGGTCAGCCCGACATCAACATAGACCATCACGTCACAAATGAAAATTTCGGCAAATTGAATCTGATCGAAGCCGAAGAGGTCGCCACAGCGGCGATCCTCACGAATCACCTGCCCGAGTGGGGATACAGAATCACCAAGCCCATCGCTGCCGCGTTATTGACCGGAATTGTCACCGACACGCTGGGCTTTCGCACATCAAACGTCACGCCGGAGGCATTACGCCAGGCGGCATTATTAATGGAAACAGGCGTGGACCTACCGGAAATCTACATGCAATCGCTTGTGCGCAAATCCTATCCTGCCGCAAGGTATTGGGGTGCAGGGCTCTCGAGCCTTGAAAGCAAAAATGGCATCGTCTGGGGCACGCTTACCCTTGCGGACCGCAAATCTGCGGGCTATGGCGGGAACGACGATGCCGACCTGATCAATTTGATCTCCGCCATAGACGGCAACAAGATCGGCATGGTCTTTGTGGAGCAAACTAACAATCATGTAAAGATCTCCTGGCGCGCCCTTGTGCCGGGAATCGACGTTTCGAAAGTAGCCAAATATTTCAATGGCGGAGGTCACGCCGCCGCCGCAGGAGCAGATATCGAGGGAAGTTTAGCTGATATTCAAAAAGAAGCTCTTTTAAAGACAAGAGACCTAATAGGTTTGTAA
- a CDS encoding L,D-transpeptidase produces the protein MTVLSRRDFLKLSGIGLAGLMAAPLNFDSNDPFELQQGRVTVRTVWMHESPSLDSAKVKLLQRDALFNISNTAVSEDGDTHNRIWYQAGNEGYIHSGNIQPVRTIISQPYDGEIPKEGLLAEVSVPYTDAFTEASTESEVGYRIYYETVHWVKAMVAGKTDGRPWYLIRDDKWDESYYVRAEHLRILTTEELAPISPEISNHDKKIVVRLDDQMVIAYEMNIPVFVVSVSTGAILRSGTYTTPEGNFITFYKRPSRHMAAGDIAASGFDLPGVPWVQYITKGGISFHGTYWHNDFGRPRSHGCINLSISAAKWLYLWSSPAVPLNKEFSYGYVGTKVEIVA, from the coding sequence ATGACAGTTCTTTCTCGAAGAGATTTTTTGAAATTGAGCGGAATCGGTCTCGCCGGTTTGATGGCAGCCCCGCTCAATTTTGATTCAAACGATCCTTTCGAGCTTCAGCAGGGGCGCGTCACTGTGCGGACGGTGTGGATGCATGAAAGTCCGTCCCTCGATTCCGCGAAGGTCAAGTTGCTGCAGCGCGATGCGCTATTCAATATATCCAATACAGCCGTCAGCGAAGATGGGGACACACATAACCGCATCTGGTACCAGGCTGGGAATGAAGGGTACATCCATTCCGGGAATATCCAGCCGGTGCGGACGATCATCAGCCAGCCGTATGACGGCGAAATCCCGAAAGAAGGCCTGCTTGCCGAGGTGAGCGTCCCATACACGGATGCATTCACAGAAGCCTCTACTGAATCAGAAGTCGGATATCGCATCTATTATGAAACCGTTCATTGGGTCAAAGCGATGGTCGCGGGGAAGACGGATGGGCGGCCGTGGTATTTAATCCGCGACGATAAGTGGGATGAATCCTATTACGTCCGCGCGGAACACCTGCGCATCCTCACAACCGAAGAACTGGCTCCCATCTCGCCTGAGATATCCAATCACGATAAGAAGATCGTAGTGCGGCTCGACGACCAAATGGTCATCGCCTATGAAATGAACATCCCGGTCTTCGTTGTTTCGGTCTCCACCGGTGCGATCCTGCGAAGCGGAACGTATACCACGCCCGAGGGAAATTTCATCACGTTCTACAAACGCCCATCGCGCCACATGGCGGCTGGCGATATCGCCGCCAGCGGCTTCGACCTGCCCGGCGTGCCGTGGGTGCAGTACATCACCAAGGGCGGCATCTCCTTCCACGGCACTTACTGGCACAACGATTTTGGACGTCCGCGTTCGCACGGTTGCATCAACCTCTCGATCTCCGCTGCGAAATGGTTGTATCTGTGGTCATCGCCCGCCGTCCCCCTGAACAAGGAATTCTCCTATGGTTATGTCGGGACGAAGGTGGAAATCGTTGCATAG
- the truB gene encoding tRNA pseudouridine(55) synthase TruB, with protein MNSQDIKNAISGALVIDKPVGMTSHDVVQAIRNGTGLRRAGHTGTLDPRASGVLVILVGPAVRLSEYVSASDKRYQAIIRLGGTTDTYDAEGKFTPTKDPAKVTEAEFEEALKTFVGEIEQTPPPYSAVKVQGRKAYEMARKGEEVELEPRTITVHHLEVLEWTPPEVVIDVHCSSGTYVRSLANDLGKKLGCGAYLVGLRRTKSGKFTLRDAVPLRKLQEAFTAGNWYQYLIPAADALGDWYAVELSPDEVEAVRHGHRVKAKPADISQEKVRGVSTQGELVALMVQAENPEDGSKEWQPKKVFFTSD; from the coding sequence ATGAACAGTCAGGACATTAAAAACGCCATATCAGGCGCACTTGTGATTGATAAACCCGTGGGTATGACCTCCCACGACGTGGTCCAAGCCATTAGAAACGGAACAGGGCTTCGCCGCGCAGGCCACACCGGCACCCTCGACCCGCGGGCTTCCGGCGTGCTCGTCATTTTGGTGGGACCCGCCGTCCGTTTGAGCGAATACGTTTCCGCATCCGACAAACGCTATCAAGCCATCATCCGCTTGGGCGGCACCACCGATACCTACGACGCAGAAGGCAAATTCACCCCCACCAAGGACCCGGCAAAAGTCACCGAAGCGGAATTCGAAGAAGCGCTCAAAACCTTTGTCGGCGAGATCGAGCAAACCCCGCCCCCCTACTCGGCGGTCAAGGTGCAGGGACGCAAAGCCTATGAAATGGCGCGCAAAGGCGAAGAGGTCGAACTCGAACCGCGCACGATCACCGTACATCACCTTGAAGTGCTCGAATGGACTCCGCCCGAAGTGGTCATCGACGTGCATTGCTCGTCAGGCACATATGTCCGTTCGTTGGCGAACGATCTCGGTAAAAAACTGGGCTGCGGTGCATATCTCGTCGGCTTGCGCAGGACGAAAAGCGGAAAATTCACCCTGCGCGATGCCGTGCCCCTGCGCAAATTGCAGGAGGCATTCACCGCGGGCAATTGGTATCAGTATTTGATCCCAGCCGCCGATGCGCTCGGCGATTGGTACGCCGTCGAACTCAGCCCCGACGAAGTGGAAGCCGTGCGTCACGGCCACCGCGTAAAAGCCAAACCCGCCGACATCAGCCAGGAAAAGGTGCGCGGCGTGAGCACCCAGGGCGAACTCGTCGCACTCATGGTGCAGGCGGAAAACCCCGAAGACGGCTCGAAGGAATGGCAGCCGAAGAAAGTATTCTTCACATCGGACTAG
- the rbfA gene encoding 30S ribosome-binding factor RbfA, giving the protein MPSVIRIKRIEDRITQELSEMLIHEVNDPRLKQVFITGVKVDRELAYAEVYVSAVEGASRSAEILAGLESASGFLRRMLSSRMELRSFPRLRFHWDPTPENADHIEKLLAGLKEKK; this is encoded by the coding sequence ATGCCATCTGTAATTAGAATCAAACGCATTGAAGACCGCATAACGCAGGAACTTTCAGAAATGCTGATCCATGAGGTCAACGATCCGCGCCTCAAACAGGTATTCATTACAGGTGTCAAAGTGGACCGCGAACTTGCGTACGCCGAAGTATATGTCTCCGCAGTGGAAGGCGCCTCTCGCTCCGCCGAAATTTTGGCAGGACTCGAATCGGCTTCGGGCTTCCTCAGGCGGATGCTTTCCTCGCGGATGGAACTGCGTTCGTTCCCACGATTACGCTTCCACTGGGACCCGACACCTGAAAATGCCGATCACATCGAAAAACTATTGGCAGGTTTAAAAGAAAAGAAATAA
- the nusA gene encoding transcription termination/antitermination protein NusA has protein sequence MAKNDFALAFNEVLEEKQLAKDVVVSAIESAMVSAYRRAVGASTAQHVEAKLDPETGFVTVYAEKEVVEDSVVDERTEVLLDEARKVNPEAQAGDMVVVESTPSDFGRVAAQTARQVIQQRIREAERSNQMEYFQRQEGEIVSGLVQAINAQGITIGLEMKAEGMMPNNQRIPGERLKLHDRVRAVVIEVKDGTRGPQIILSRAHRNFLRRLMENEVPEIYHGIVEIRAIAREPGARAKVAVSATQQGIDPVGACVGQKGVRIQAIVKELHDEKIDIILWDADPVVYISKAISPARVSGVYLSEEERTATVVVGEDQLSLAIGRDGQNARLAAKLTSWRIDIKSLTEAAGDALTKLKSDEELQAMLNTAVEAVPQVEEVLAKKAEGRPITPEEFHVLEQFVDRVERRMILAKEEASRVEDERLAAIRADIPAVAFSMPLSDVTEIKEHVFNILTEAGYETVGQLMFDLKTDQNKVLGLAGIGAKAIQNIEESLAALTFPEPAPAPEVEESTPAAEVVAESAPVEEMLPDEKPAEKKKEPKRVLEEPEEDGEVSKDGVNLDELFSIKPEMFQSAAGTEEDSDDKKKGKKGKKKGVALEFDEDLGEVVSRKKHKRGDEAGSGEEW, from the coding sequence ATGGCAAAGAATGATTTTGCGCTGGCATTCAACGAAGTGCTGGAGGAAAAACAACTCGCAAAAGACGTGGTCGTCTCGGCGATCGAGTCTGCGATGGTTTCGGCCTACCGGCGCGCGGTGGGAGCATCCACCGCCCAGCATGTGGAGGCGAAACTCGACCCTGAAACGGGTTTTGTGACCGTATATGCCGAAAAAGAAGTTGTCGAAGACAGCGTCGTGGACGAACGCACCGAAGTATTGCTCGATGAAGCGCGCAAGGTGAACCCCGAGGCGCAGGCTGGCGATATGGTCGTGGTGGAAAGCACCCCGTCGGATTTCGGACGGGTTGCCGCGCAGACCGCCCGGCAGGTCATCCAGCAGAGAATCCGTGAAGCGGAACGCTCGAACCAGATGGAATATTTCCAGCGTCAGGAGGGCGAGATCGTTTCTGGCCTGGTGCAGGCGATCAACGCGCAGGGCATCACCATAGGACTGGAAATGAAAGCCGAAGGGATGATGCCAAACAACCAACGCATCCCCGGCGAAAGATTGAAACTGCACGACCGCGTCCGCGCGGTGGTGATCGAGGTCAAGGACGGCACGCGCGGTCCGCAGATCATCCTTTCGCGCGCGCACCGCAACTTTTTGCGCCGTTTGATGGAAAATGAAGTGCCCGAGATCTATCACGGCATCGTCGAGATCCGTGCCATCGCCCGCGAACCGGGCGCGCGCGCCAAGGTCGCGGTCTCTGCCACGCAGCAGGGCATCGACCCCGTCGGCGCATGTGTGGGACAGAAAGGCGTTCGCATCCAGGCGATCGTCAAGGAACTTCATGACGAAAAAATCGACATCATCCTGTGGGACGCCGACCCGGTCGTGTATATCTCCAAAGCCATCAGCCCGGCGCGGGTGAGCGGCGTTTATCTTTCTGAAGAAGAACGCACCGCAACCGTCGTTGTCGGCGAGGATCAATTGAGTCTTGCCATTGGGCGCGATGGACAGAACGCGCGTCTCGCCGCCAAACTGACCAGCTGGCGCATCGACATCAAATCCCTCACTGAAGCTGCGGGCGACGCCCTCACAAAACTCAAGAGCGACGAAGAACTGCAAGCCATGCTCAATACCGCGGTCGAAGCCGTTCCGCAGGTGGAGGAAGTCCTCGCCAAGAAAGCCGAAGGCCGCCCAATCACCCCGGAGGAATTCCACGTTCTCGAACAATTCGTGGACCGCGTCGAGCGGCGCATGATTCTCGCCAAAGAGGAAGCCTCCCGCGTCGAAGATGAGCGCCTTGCCGCCATCCGCGCCGACATTCCCGCCGTGGCTTTCTCCATGCCGCTCTCAGACGTGACCGAAATCAAGGAACACGTTTTCAACATCCTTACCGAAGCCGGTTATGAAACCGTCGGTCAATTGATGTTCGATCTGAAGACCGACCAGAACAAGGTACTCGGTCTTGCCGGAATTGGAGCCAAGGCGATTCAGAACATCGAGGAAAGCCTCGCGGCTCTGACCTTCCCCGAGCCTGCTCCCGCGCCCGAGGTGGAGGAATCCACCCCGGCTGCCGAGGTTGTGGCCGAGTCGGCTCCCGTGGAGGAAATGCTCCCGGACGAGAAACCAGCCGAAAAGAAGAAAGAACCGAAGCGCGTCCTCGAAGAACCGGAAGAGGACGGCGAGGTCTCCAAGGATGGCGTCAACCTCGACGAGTTGTTCTCGATCAAGCCTGAGATGTTCCAGTCTGCCGCGGGGACGGAAGAAGACTCCGACGATAAAAAGAAAGGCAAGAAAGGCAAGAAGAAGGGCGTTGCCCTCGAATTCGACGAGGACCTTGGCGAAGTTGTTTCGCGCAAGAAACATAAGCGAGGCGACGAAGCTGGCAGCGGCGAAGAATGGTAG